One window from the genome of Phocoena phocoena chromosome 15, mPhoPho1.1, whole genome shotgun sequence encodes:
- the ANKS3 gene encoding ankyrin repeat and SAM domain-containing protein 3 isoform X1, protein MSELSDEASEPELLNRSLSMWHGLGAQVSREELAVPLDLHTAASIGQYEVVKECVQRRELDLNKKNGGGWTPLMYASYIGHDTIVHLLLEAGVSVNVPTPEGQTPLMLASSCGNESIAYFLLQQGAELEMKDIQGWTALFHCTSAGHQQMVKFLLDSGANANVREPVYGFTPLMEAAAAGHEIIVQYFLNHGVKVDTRDHSGATARMLAKQYGHMKIVGLIDAHSPSLPKSLYRSPEKYEDLSSSDESCPVPQRQRPCRKKGLSIHEGPRALARLTAIGLGGRIQQPCYEQVPPRGYVTFNSSDENPLEEGGLCYRDVTSPINERDVESSSSSSREEHAFCAHLGAARSSSSSEGLARAPELSSEASLESNEDSDHARKSSVRKQTKSYVKTKNRYSSSDSQWPPGTGTSCAPRLIPQTDRSPYSGPQDLATLLEQIGCLKYLQVFEEQDVDLRIFLTLTESDLKEIGITLFGPKRKMTSAIARWHSSARPPSDALELAYADRLEAEMQELAIQLHKRCEEVEAMRGLVSQEQELRAVVESCLLEQDGARKDVHAQLQETWALARDAALVLDQLQACQAELSARVQQDESPLEAMLGPGLPTADSKGWQAALQALSLPQLSGALEDRVREMGRVLCLVTQSLEKLQVLNGKENWREP, encoded by the exons ATGTCGGAGCTCAGCGATGAAGCCAGCGAGCCGGAGCTGCTGAACCGCAGCTTGTCCATGTGGCATGGGCTGGGTGCGCAGGTCAGCCGGGAGGAGCTGGCCGTCCCCTTGGATCTTCACACAGCTGCTTCCATTGGCCAGTATGAAGTGGTGAAGGAATGTGTCCAGCG GAGAGAGTTAGATTTGAATAAGAAGAATGGTGGTGGCTGGACCCCGCTGATGTATGCCTCCTACATTGGACACGATACCATCGTGCACCTGCTGCTCGAGGCGGGGGTGAGTGTGAATGTGCCGACCCCAGAAGGGCAGACTCCGCTGATGCTGGCTTCCAGCTGTGGCAACGAGAGCATCGCCTATTTCCTCCTCCAG CAAGGTGCTGAGCTAGAAATGAAGGACATTCAAGGCTGGACTGCCCTCTTCCATTGCACCAGTGCTGGGCATCAGCAGATGGTCAAGTTCCTTTTGGACAGTGGAGCGAACGCCAATGTGAG GGAGCCCGTATATGGATTCACTCCTTTGATGGAAGCGGCTGCCGCTGGCCATGAAATAATCGTGCAGTATTTTCTGAATCAT GGAGTCAAAGTGGACACGAGAGACCACAGTGGAGCCACAGCCCGGATGCTGGCCAAGCAGTATGGACACATGAAGATTGTGGGGCTGATAGACGCTCACTCACCTTCTCTGCCTAAGAGCCTCTACCGGAGCCCAG AAAAATACGAAGATCTGAGCTCCTCAGATGAATCCTGCCCTGTCCCTCAGAGACAGAGGCCCTGTCGGAAGAAGGGCCTCAGCATCCACGAGGGGCCGCGAGCCTTGGCCAGGCTCACAGCTATTGGACTCGGAGGCAGGATACAGCAGCCTTGCTATG AACAGGTGCCTCCACGGGGCTACGTCACCTTCAACAGCAGCGATGAGAACCCCCTGGAAGAGGGGGGCCTGTGCTACAGGGACGTCACCTCCCCCATCAATGAGCGGGATGTGGagagtagcagcagcagcagccggg AAGAGCACGCCTTCTGTGCCCACCTCGGGGCCGCgcggagcagcagcagcagtgaggGCCTGGCCCGGGCCCCGGAACTCAGCAGCGAGGCCTCCCTGGAGAGCAACGAG GATTCGGATCATGCGCGGAAAAGCTCGGTTCGCAAACAAACTAAAAGCTACGTGAAGACCAAGAATCGTTACAGCAGCAGCGACAGCCAGTGGCCTCCTGGCACCGGAACTTCCTGTGCCCCAAGATTGATCCCCCAGACTGACAGGTCCCCCTACTCAGGACCCCAG GACCTCGCCACACTGCTGGAGCAGATTGGCTGCCTCAAATACCTGCAGGTGTTTGAGGAGCAGGACGTGGACCTCCGCATCTTTTTGACCCTCACTGAGAGCGACCTGAAGGAAATCGGCATCAC GTTGTTTGGGCCCAAGAGAAAGATGACCTCTGCCATCGCCCGCTGGCACAGCAGCGCCCGCCCCCCCAGTGATGCCTTGGAGCTGGCCTACGCCGACCGGCTTGAAGCCGAGATGCAGGAGCTTGCCATCCAGCTGCACAAA cGCTGTGAGGAGGTGGAGGCCATGCGGGGCCTGGTGTCACAGGAACAGGAGCTGCGGGCCGTGGTGGAGAGCTGCCTCCTGGAACAGGACGGCGCCCGCAAGGACGTCCACGCACAGTTGCAGGAGACCTGGGCCCTGGCCCGGGACGCTGCGCTTGTCCTGGACCAGCTGCA AGCCTGTCAAGCTGAGCTGTCCGCCCGAGTGCAGCAGGATGAATCCCCACTCGAGGCCATGCTGGGCCCAGGCCTCCCCACAGCTG